Proteins encoded within one genomic window of Bacillus thuringiensis:
- a CDS encoding YitT family protein codes for MRNIQSRQIIKEVFMVLIGSFILAAALYHIHFQNHLTEGGFVGIALFIQNFYDISPSISTVIMDIPIILLCASFLGRKMVGYSFLGSISFGVFYSLMENYSPFTVDLSNNLFVAAIVGGALAGIGLGFILRFGGATGGDDILTIVLSKRTRFTIGQIFFVFDAIVLALSLYYLNWTEIAFTILSIAVQAKTLDLIYYPKAEKQPVSVPMPKKHATN; via the coding sequence ATGAGGAACATCCAAAGTCGACAAATTATTAAAGAAGTTTTTATGGTTTTAATCGGTTCATTTATTTTAGCAGCAGCGCTATATCACATTCACTTCCAAAACCACTTAACAGAAGGTGGCTTTGTAGGTATTGCACTATTCATCCAAAATTTTTATGATATTTCACCATCTATTTCAACTGTAATTATGGATATCCCAATTATTTTACTGTGTGCTTCATTTTTAGGTAGAAAAATGGTTGGTTATTCATTCCTAGGTTCGATTTCATTCGGAGTATTTTATTCTCTTATGGAAAATTATTCTCCATTTACGGTAGATTTATCAAATAATTTATTTGTAGCTGCAATAGTTGGCGGTGCGTTAGCTGGTATTGGACTCGGTTTTATATTGCGATTTGGCGGTGCAACCGGTGGAGACGATATTTTAACAATTGTATTAAGTAAACGAACTCGCTTTACAATTGGGCAAATTTTCTTCGTCTTTGACGCGATTGTTCTTGCGCTTTCATTATATTATTTAAATTGGACAGAAATTGCTTTCACTATTCTTTCGATTGCCGTACAGGCAAAAACATTGGATTTAATTTATTATCCAAAAGCAGAAAAGCAACCAGTATCTGTTCCAATGCCAAAAAAACATGCAACAAATTAA
- a CDS encoding EcsC family protein, whose protein sequence is MRSKREQAILDNIKEWELQLVEQEATDFQKMFDKWVHNTIAKLPEKKRKDFFTKADGWLFHLHALIQSSQSQLDARNRILGTSRLFDESIEQLEDLKALSIDQLTYIAEQQTARHRLYSFVQGGATGAGGLLLLTADFPVMIALNVKAVQLIATSFGHDVNKPYEMMLALKVFHASLLPGRLQQYAWYNLLQELEQEDSFFYEGDEAVLQPASTEVVLKQILKTFSIYALRRKLFQGIPVIGMAIGSTVNYRLTRNVTEFANRFYQVRHIVEKEKRA, encoded by the coding sequence ATGCGATCGAAGCGAGAACAAGCCATTTTAGACAATATAAAAGAATGGGAATTGCAATTAGTTGAGCAAGAAGCGACTGATTTTCAAAAAATGTTTGATAAATGGGTACATAATACAATTGCGAAATTGCCTGAGAAAAAACGAAAAGATTTCTTTACGAAAGCAGATGGATGGCTCTTTCATTTGCATGCATTGATTCAAAGTTCACAATCACAGTTAGATGCGCGTAATCGTATTTTAGGAACATCGAGATTATTTGATGAATCGATTGAGCAACTAGAAGATTTGAAAGCATTATCTATTGACCAATTAACATACATAGCAGAGCAGCAAACAGCGCGCCATCGCCTATATTCATTCGTACAAGGTGGAGCAACGGGTGCTGGAGGTTTACTATTATTAACAGCTGATTTTCCGGTTATGATTGCGTTGAATGTGAAGGCTGTCCAACTTATTGCAACGTCATTTGGGCATGATGTGAACAAGCCTTATGAAATGATGCTTGCATTAAAGGTATTTCATGCGTCATTACTACCAGGAAGACTTCAGCAATACGCATGGTACAATTTATTGCAAGAGCTAGAGCAAGAAGATTCGTTCTTCTATGAAGGAGACGAAGCGGTGTTACAACCAGCTTCTACTGAAGTTGTGTTAAAACAAATTTTGAAAACATTTTCGATTTATGCTCTTCGTCGTAAATTATTCCAAGGTATTCCGGTAATTGGGATGGCAATCGGGTCTACAGTGAATTATCGTTTGACAAGAAACGTTACTGAATTTGCAAATCGATTTTATCAAGTGCGTCACATAGTTGAAAAAGAAAAGAGAGCGTAA
- a CDS encoding DUF1796 family putative cysteine peptidase → MNLSNIKKEYNAVFSLGQNCWPAWALYQFGLSPFFGVIDFMLSPSLEKVNVLLQNRFDRFLHFENLSFISFWDDDAKLRLRDNLYEIDSCHDFKTDVNTPTSWPSYPEIKLNYEHRINRFLTTIEIEKSILFIRTGGTYEEAQSLEQILSQIVKHNFSVLLLIPADVPTVVEEDWGLQNICVIKCPIMDVFQYNEAFWTDLFDGISIRPHA, encoded by the coding sequence ATGAATCTATCCAATATAAAAAAAGAATATAATGCCGTATTCAGTTTAGGACAAAACTGTTGGCCTGCTTGGGCGTTATATCAATTCGGATTATCACCATTTTTTGGCGTTATTGATTTTATGCTAAGCCCCTCATTGGAAAAAGTGAATGTATTATTACAAAATCGATTTGACCGTTTTTTACATTTCGAAAATTTATCCTTCATCTCATTTTGGGATGATGATGCGAAATTAAGACTAAGGGACAACCTCTATGAAATCGACTCCTGTCATGACTTTAAAACAGATGTAAACACACCAACTTCTTGGCCTTCTTATCCAGAAATCAAGCTAAATTATGAGCATCGAATTAATCGTTTTCTAACTACAATTGAAATAGAAAAGTCCATATTGTTTATTCGGACTGGAGGAACATATGAAGAAGCACAATCTCTGGAACAAATTTTATCTCAAATAGTAAAACATAATTTTTCTGTCCTATTACTCATTCCTGCAGATGTACCAACTGTTGTAGAAGAAGATTGGGGATTACAAAATATTTGCGTTATAAAATGCCCTATTATGGATGTATTTCAGTACAATGAAGCATTTTGGACTGACTTATTTGATGGGATTTCAATTAGACCGCACGCTTAA
- a CDS encoding NUDIX hydrolase: MYPRAKAFGLAIHDSRLLVQEYHTGDETYYRPLGGSIELGEKSAHTVIREFQEELHTEVEIINYLGCLENIFHLDGEIGHEIIQLYSVRLLDTSLYEMEKVKIQDEQTVSYAKWISVTAFIQKEKALYPDGILNYLQ; encoded by the coding sequence ATGTATCCACGTGCAAAAGCTTTCGGTCTTGCTATACATGACAGTCGCCTTCTTGTACAAGAATATCATACAGGCGATGAAACATATTACCGCCCTCTTGGCGGTTCAATTGAACTTGGTGAAAAATCAGCACATACCGTTATTCGTGAATTTCAAGAAGAGCTTCATACGGAAGTGGAAATCATCAATTATTTAGGTTGCTTAGAAAACATCTTTCATCTTGATGGAGAAATTGGTCATGAAATCATTCAGCTATATTCTGTACGCTTATTAGACACATCACTATATGAAATGGAAAAAGTGAAGATACAAGATGAGCAAACAGTATCGTATGCGAAATGGATTTCCGTCACAGCATTCATTCAAAAAGAGAAAGCACTATATCCAGATGGCATTTTGAACTACCTCCAATAG